A genome region from Anastrepha obliqua isolate idAnaObli1 chromosome 4, idAnaObli1_1.0, whole genome shotgun sequence includes the following:
- the LOC129245330 gene encoding septin-2 isoform X2, whose protein sequence is MCIGETGLGKSTLMDTLFNTSFESTPSPHTLPNVKLKAHTYELQESNVRLKLTICDTVGYGDQINKDDSFKAVVDYIDAQFEAYLQEELKIKRSLISCHDSRIHVCLYFICPTGHGLKSLDLVCMKKLDSKVNIIPIIAKADTISKSELNRFKSKIMQELSNNGVHIYQFPTDDETVAETNTTMNTHVPFAVVGSTDFIKVGNKLIRARQYPWGTVQVENEMHCDFVKLREMLIRTNMEDMREKTHTRHYELYRQKRLEQMGFSDVDSDNKPISFQQTFEAKRSNHLAELQAKEEEVRQMFVQRVKEKEAELKESEKELHAKFDKLKRDHAEEKRKLEDSRKKLEEDFVEFSRRKTQISTSHHTLTLGKNKKK, encoded by the exons ATGTGTATAG GTGAAACTGGGCTTGGCAAATCCACCCTTATGGATACTCTTTTCAATACTAGCTTTGAGTCTACACCAAGTCCGCATACATTACCGAACGTTAAATTGAAAGCCCACACGTATGAACTTCAAGAGAGCAATGTTCGACTTAAACTAACAATTTGCGATACAGTAGGCTACGGAGATCAAATTAATAAAGATGATTCGTTTAAGGCCGTAGTAGACTATATCGACGCACAATTTGAAGCCTATTTGCAGGAGGAGCTAAAGATAAAACGTTCTTTGATTTCGTGCCATGACAGTCGTATTCATGTATGCTTATATTTCATATGTCCAACAGGACATGGCCTTAAGTCATTAGATCTAGTTTGCATGAAGAAACTAGATAGCAAAGTGAATATTATTCCTATTATTGCAAAGGCCGATACAATATCAAAGTCAGAATTAAACcgctttaaaagtaaaattatgcaaGAATTGTCTAATAACGGAGTTCATATATATCAATTTCCTACTGACGATGAAACCGTTGCTGAAACCAATACAACAATGAATACGCACGTTCCATTTGCTGTGGTGGGAAGTACTGATTTTATAAAAGTAGGTAATAAATTAATACGCGCTCGTCAATATCCATGGGGTACAGTACaagttgaaaatgaaatgcattGCGACTTTGTCAAGCTTCGGGAGATGCTGATTAGAACTAATATGGAAGATATGAGAGAGAAAACACATACCCGTCACTATGAGTTGTATAGGCAAAAACGTCTTGAACAAATGGGATTTAGCGATGTTGATAGTGACAACAAACCA ataTCATTCCAACAAACATTTGAAGCAAAAAGATCAAATCATTTAGCCGAGCTTCAAGCTAAGGAAGAAGAAGTTAGGCAAATGTTTGTTCAAAGGGTTAAAGAAAAGGAAGCTGAACTTAAGGAAAGTGAAAAAGAG TTGCATGCAAAGTTTGATAAACTCAAACGTGACCACgcagaagaaaaaagaaagttgGAGGACTCCCGGAAAAAGCTAGAGGAAGATTTCGTAGAATTTAGCCGTCGTAAAACTCAGATATCGACATCACACCACACTTTGACTttaggcaaaaacaaaaagaagtaa
- the LOC129245330 gene encoding septin-2 isoform X1, translated as MAVAVDLVKNEPHLRTLKLSGHVGFDSLPDQLVNKSVQNGFVFNVMCIGETGLGKSTLMDTLFNTSFESTPSPHTLPNVKLKAHTYELQESNVRLKLTICDTVGYGDQINKDDSFKAVVDYIDAQFEAYLQEELKIKRSLISCHDSRIHVCLYFICPTGHGLKSLDLVCMKKLDSKVNIIPIIAKADTISKSELNRFKSKIMQELSNNGVHIYQFPTDDETVAETNTTMNTHVPFAVVGSTDFIKVGNKLIRARQYPWGTVQVENEMHCDFVKLREMLIRTNMEDMREKTHTRHYELYRQKRLEQMGFSDVDSDNKPISFQQTFEAKRSNHLAELQAKEEEVRQMFVQRVKEKEAELKESEKELHAKFDKLKRDHAEEKRKLEDSRKKLEEDFVEFSRRKTQISTSHHTLTLGKNKKK; from the exons AACGAACCACATTTACGAACTCTAAAATTATCTGGACATGTTGGATTTGATAGTTTACCGGACCAACTGGTTAACAAAAGCGTACAAAATGGATTCGTTTTCAACGTCATGTGTATAG GTGAAACTGGGCTTGGCAAATCCACCCTTATGGATACTCTTTTCAATACTAGCTTTGAGTCTACACCAAGTCCGCATACATTACCGAACGTTAAATTGAAAGCCCACACGTATGAACTTCAAGAGAGCAATGTTCGACTTAAACTAACAATTTGCGATACAGTAGGCTACGGAGATCAAATTAATAAAGATGATTCGTTTAAGGCCGTAGTAGACTATATCGACGCACAATTTGAAGCCTATTTGCAGGAGGAGCTAAAGATAAAACGTTCTTTGATTTCGTGCCATGACAGTCGTATTCATGTATGCTTATATTTCATATGTCCAACAGGACATGGCCTTAAGTCATTAGATCTAGTTTGCATGAAGAAACTAGATAGCAAAGTGAATATTATTCCTATTATTGCAAAGGCCGATACAATATCAAAGTCAGAATTAAACcgctttaaaagtaaaattatgcaaGAATTGTCTAATAACGGAGTTCATATATATCAATTTCCTACTGACGATGAAACCGTTGCTGAAACCAATACAACAATGAATACGCACGTTCCATTTGCTGTGGTGGGAAGTACTGATTTTATAAAAGTAGGTAATAAATTAATACGCGCTCGTCAATATCCATGGGGTACAGTACaagttgaaaatgaaatgcattGCGACTTTGTCAAGCTTCGGGAGATGCTGATTAGAACTAATATGGAAGATATGAGAGAGAAAACACATACCCGTCACTATGAGTTGTATAGGCAAAAACGTCTTGAACAAATGGGATTTAGCGATGTTGATAGTGACAACAAACCA ataTCATTCCAACAAACATTTGAAGCAAAAAGATCAAATCATTTAGCCGAGCTTCAAGCTAAGGAAGAAGAAGTTAGGCAAATGTTTGTTCAAAGGGTTAAAGAAAAGGAAGCTGAACTTAAGGAAAGTGAAAAAGAG TTGCATGCAAAGTTTGATAAACTCAAACGTGACCACgcagaagaaaaaagaaagttgGAGGACTCCCGGAAAAAGCTAGAGGAAGATTTCGTAGAATTTAGCCGTCGTAAAACTCAGATATCGACATCACACCACACTTTGACTttaggcaaaaacaaaaagaagtaa